The genomic window TTCTATATACTTAAATATactgtatgcatttttatttatcaatgaaaacagaaatatactgTAACTAAGTATGAATATAACTTGGATAAACTAAGTCTGCTCCTTAAGGCCTACTCTTTATTCCCTTGCTTTTTCTAGCTCTTAATTTCtagttattacacacacacacacacacacacacacatatacacacacaggacgcttttaaatattcatttcctgtttttattttggtCAGATGACCAAAGTAAAGTGTCACATATGTATATTAATCTGCAGCTCCAGAATTTgtcatctactttttttttatattttccctAAAATTGTGACATTTTGGAATAGATCCAAAAACAGGAGACAGTGATTCACATTTACGCAGCTCCTCCATCATACATAGCATGATGTTTGATTagaattcagttttgttttaatgtattttcatCAAGGTTCTTCCAACAAACTTCATGACTCTTAGGCATTCAATTGTTCAAACTTGTTTATTTTTCGTAGGATTTCCAGAGTTTTAAAATCCCTTCTACCTTATTTCTATTTCAAAATTGTTTTTATATCCTTTTTATATTTATCATGCACATTATAGGCTGATTGTGTAGATATATGCACATTTTTATAGAAGTCTTATAAAATCATGCTTACTGTTAAACATctatacaaacaaaataaaatgaaatacatgCAAAAATGCTGCCTTTACCTTTTTGATAGTAGCTTTCATCAGAAGACCAGGTAGAAGGTTACTGAGGGTCCAGCCCTGCTTGGATTCAGCCAAGGCCTGGGCGATCGTCTGGGCGCCAATAGACAGACGCACCACACGCCCATTATTTTTCACTTCTTCCACATATGAGATGACATACTGACCAACTTTCAGCTCTAGATACACATGAACAAAGACAGAGTTACCTGGATGATATTGACACTTCATATAAGCAATTATTTTCCCTTTTGAGACCAAAGACTACAAGTGGGTACTCAAGGATACTAATGCTCTATATTTTTTCTGTCTCAAGAATTTAAAAATTTTACATGTCATACCGCCAGGATTGTTGGGTTTGTCTTTTACAGCTGTTTTGGGGAGGAAAGCCTTAGTTTCTGTGACACCAATGTCAATGATGTAGCCATAATCCTCCACACTCTCCACACATCCAGTCAAAACCTGAGTAAACACAAACAACAGGAGCCTTTCAGTTGTGAAGTGTGATGAAACATGGTAACATTTGTTTCACTGAAGATGCTCCGTAGTGACTCACCATGCCAGTTTTTAGAGCATTGGGGGAAAGACCCTTGTTGACCATCTTGGGATTGACTGACAGCTTTAAACTAAGAGACCCTCCTTTGGTTACATCCAGTTTGGCCACCACACATCTGAGCACCATGCCAGGGTAGAAGAGATGTGGCAAAGAGCAAAACTCCTGtgatgaaaaaatatataaatcccAGATGTAAGAAAAACATATCACAGCATCTGCAATTAAACAACCCATAAATTTGCTACATCCTTACCTCTGTATCATCTGATTCCAGTTGCTCACTGAGCAGCTTGGTGTATGAATCACTGATATTTTTGATGCTGAGAAAACCTTGAAGGCCACATGGCAGACTGACAGTCACCTCGAAGTCTGTTACCTCTTTCACGCAACCCAGCATTAGCATACCCTCTTTCACATTCTGATAAGAGAAAGACATTTATCAAAGCCtgcaaattctaaaaaaaaaacaacaaaacacacatttaattgTTTAAATAAACCATATTACCTTGATGTGAAGAATTTCCACACATTTGGCATCTGCATTAAGTGTCAGaccatcttctttttctttgccAGTTTTTGGCTTCTTCAGTTTCTTGCCATCATCGTTACCTGCCCCCTTCCTTTTCTTTGTCTCAATTTGCTCATTTGACTGTAACAAATAAAATTGCATCATACTGTCAAGCACACAAGGCAATTTACTTCCATCCTTAAATCTAATGTAACATAGTCTGAGATTTTCTACAATATACTGATAGCAGAGGCATACACTGAGATAAATAAAGCTAATATGAAAGAATGGCCTCCACTTCAGCCTGATGAAATGCAATAtaatgaaaaagacacaaaataagaGAGAAAAGTAGAGTTCAAATGTACCTCAAATAGGTTGTCCACCTCTGTCCGCTGCACCACTATTTTACTCTCAGTGGGTTTTTTGGCTGTTCCTCCTCGAGGGAAGTCCTCCTCCACTGATGCCATTTTGATGTTTGTTGTTTCTCTTCCTTCTTCGCtgttaataatgataaacaagTCGGCTGAAATATCGAATAAACCAAAATAGTAGGACTCACATCAGCTGAAGGGTTTcactttgttgattttatttcagACCAAGCACATATCCCCCTTCGATACAGCTCAAAAATAGCTTTAACATTTGAAAATTCTGCACACTTTCTACAAAAATCACAACATCATAAATGCTACTATGTTTTCACGAGAGACTAAGAGTAGTTTTTTAAGCAAATAAAAACCTAATAGGACTCATTCGTTCACAAATAGTCTAACTAAACTGAACCTCTCAATGCTGAAATTCTGCAACTTAGCTAGCGTACCTGTAAGACATTCGGAATTACAGTAGCTACTTTTCTACAGTATATAAGCTGACAATTGAGACAAATATATAGAAAGTTTTTATTTTGCTATACATTAAAAATAGCAGGTACGAACGGTTACTTACATTAAATCTCCGAGCTGAACTAGTCCTAACTCACATGTTGTTCAGCAACACGCCATCATGAACTCGGAAAGAAAATGTAGGTGGGCGGTTCATCTTTTGGCCAATCACAAGCAAAAATTATACAATGGACAGTTTGACTAGCCATTCGACGTACGCTTTCTTCACAAAACCCCACCTTCAGTATGATTGACCTTATATTGTACCAATAATTAAATAATTTATAGTAGGCGGGATTTCCTCCTTTACTTTAGCATTGCGGCCTCTGTTGAAGGGCACCTGTCTGAATTGGTTTGCACAAGGGGTCGTGTGTTAAAGGTAAGGCTTAACGTACTAATTTATATTCAGGTGTATGATTGTGCTAACTTATGAtcaaataatacaaaatttcatCTCAACTGTTATTTTACGCAAGAGGCAATGCAATACGCCATAAAAATAAACCGTAAAGAAACTAGCTAGGAGCTAACCTAGCAAGCTATCGTCAGCTCGTATTAATGTGCTAGCTCCTGGCTAACATGATAGCTATTACTGAACAGCGAAAGTTAGTCTGTGTAAAATATCTGCTGCTATTAGGTTTCTCAGGATCAGTATTGATGAACTGAATAAACCGTTTCAGTATAAATGTTAATAATTAATCGTGGGAACTTCAAAGTGATTGAATCTGACTGAATGACATTAGCGTGCCAAGTTAGCTAACCTTCTCCTAAGTTGCACTCTTAAGTTGTGTAGTAACAGAATGGAAGGGCAATTATTTGTCCTTGTACCAAAAGTAATATAATATGTTTTCTTATTTTGGCAGCAGACAGCAATGTGCATTAGTACAGTGTATGATTTTAATAAATCTCACAGTTGAAATGTCTGCGTGATGCTAGAGGTTGAGTTTTAGAGTAAGCTACTTTAATTTCCAGTAAGTATTGCTACTGCTATTGtgtctcatttttgtcttttaactaTTGACAGGCATGAATGGGGTGAAGTGAAAGTTGTCATGGATATGTCTTAGGGTTGGACTAGATCATCAAAGTTTTCATCAGTTAATTTTTTATAGATATTCCCTATTAAAgttattaattttaattaattcctCTCATAGATGACTACTTGTATTTTCCGGTAAAATAGAATCTTTTCAATGGAATGCCATAGTAGTTTGGATTTCAAGGACAAAGACAACAGTATTTTAAATTATGTCATTGTAAAGTGCTCATGCATCTTTATTCTCCCTGTGGCAGGACCATCAACAACCCATCATGGGAGGACATGATGCAGGAAGCCAGCACCAGTTCACTGGACTTGCGAAGTACTTCAATGCATACACAATCACTGGAAGGAGGAATGTAAGTTGGGTGCATCAGTTCATTGCTGGGATTAAATTACCCACCACACCTATCCACCAGCTACATTTATAATAAATTGTAGTGTAAATGTGTTGTACATGTTGTTTGCCTTTTCTATTTCAGTGTGTCTTGGCCACATATGCTAGCCTATTAGCAATTGGTCTCTTCTTCAAATTGAAGCCTAAGAAAAAAGCTGTCACAGACAAGTAATTATGTAAGTATATGCaccttattttgttagtttccaaATCTATTTACTGCATTAATCACAGTATTACCTACCTATATGGCTTTTGTCTCTTCACAGATGTCGCTTGGATCATCATTTCTAGCAGCTGGAGGTGGAGGAAGCAGCTGGTTATGCTTGTAACAGTGATTGTTTGGTTTCCttgtgttaaaaataaagaacatttatggccaaaatacagaaaacttttttttttatttacagtgtagaCCAGTATAAAAGATTAGTATACAGAAATGTCAGCCATGTGTTGAGCGTTACTCATGgcagtgaatttaaaaaaaaaaaaaagtcttcaacaATGGCACTTCTTTCAGACAATGGGATATCTATTCAGCTTGCTTTTAGGACCTGTGCTGACACAACAGGAGAAACCTAAGTTTACATCTTTATTCACAGCTAGATGCTCACAGATGTGAACTGTTCATATAGTTGCTTTAATCCCACAACACCACAAACATCTTTGAGTTACTTGTGGAGCTCAGGGGACCTGAAAGTAGCTTAATTTCACATGCTCCTTTAGAAAATAATTTAACAGTCTCATGGATTATAAGCCCCTGCAGCCAGCAGCAGGTTCCTTCGGGTGAAGTGAAGGTGAATGACAGGTGTGGATTTGCTCATGTAGGTGCCTAGCAGAAGTTCCTGGGAGTTATCTTGTAGGTGAATGTGTCCTGTGGCGGCTGTGAAGTCATCAGTCTCTAAATCGTCAAATGCTTTCATTGAATCCCATAAGCGAACAGTGTTGTCCATggagccttaaaaaaaaaaaaaaacacaagattgaGCAATGTCTCTATATATATTTTCACCATTTGTACCGTCAGGCATGTCAACTATTTCACCAGTTTGTATGAAACTTGGAAGAAAAATGCATAGAAAAAGGaggaacccattacattttggagcaAATCCATATATAAATGGCTGTATAAAAACTGTCAAAAGGATCATTACTAATGTGATATTTCATAGTTTAACTTGCAAAGACTTGCAGGAGGCATGTATTCTACAGAGTAGCCCTGTAAACAGTGCAAACAGTGTTTTACACATATACAAGACCATAGATTCTAACCCAGTTTGAAATATCAACTCACCTGAAGCCAGGATCTCGCCGTCCCTACTGAACCGCAGTGCATAGATTGTATCTGTGTGGCCTTTTAACTCTCCAATCATGAGGCCATGACCGATGTCCCACAGAAGAACTCTGCCATCAGTGGCTCCTGAGGCCAGAAACTTCCCATTAGGAGAGAAAGCCAGTGCATGTATGGGACCCTGAAAGACAAAGATTATTTGTTAGTTTGTCTCCATAAGCATTTCTGCCTGCTGTAGTCAACCACTTAAAGCAGTTTTCACTCTCATTCACAAATCATCATCCATTATAATCCTAATTAGTACCATCAATAActgacggacggacagacagatttGCAAAAATAGACTGTAACGTTGAAAATTGTATGCCGTGGATGGTAAATAAACCAATATATTATAAATAAGTATATGGTACATAGAAAGAATGGGAAGTCACAGAGTAAAAAAGTTCTGgagatgacctctgaccttgtgACCAGTGAAGATGCGGACACAGTTCCCAGTCAACACATCCCAAAGCCGGATCGTGCGGTCAGATGATCCTGTGGCCACATAATTAGAGTTTGGGTGGAAGCGTGTGCATGTGATATCAGCTAGGTGGCCAGCGAACATCCTCAGCGGCTGATAGTGATCTGTAGCCCAAAGACTGTTGGAGAAAACACAACCCACACTGCTAAAAGCCATCATGTGTTTACAGTGTCAGTTGATATAAATAAACACAGCAGTTACTTACCGGGCAACTCTGTCATGTCCCCCAGAGACAAAATAATAACCATGTGGAGAGAACTGAGTGTCCCACACGGGATAATTGTGCCCTTTGTAGCCCACCAGACATGTAAATGTTTGTAGGCTCCACAGTCGGACTGTGCCATCTTCAGAACTTGACAAAAGGTAGTTTCTAGAAGATAAGCATTAAATGAAAACccttttattatttgtattataatGCAAACTAACTGCATTCACAAGCAAAGACATAAAGTGGTTAGGTGTCTTCAAGCCCCTGTTTTgtaaataaaacatcaaaatttTCAAAGataattatttgtattttcatcacTCAGTGTGATATGGAAATGCATGATCTGAGGAAAATCTGCAGTGTATGATAGCACTGATTAATACTATGATGGTGATTTGGTATTTATAAAATGAGCAAATTAAATTAATCAGTCACCATCATCCATGGAAACGTCATTTAACAGTCAGAACTATTGAGGCTTTTTTCAATTCTGATTCAAACATGTTTATCTTTAAGTGGATGTACAATGACACATCAGAGTGCTGTACCTGTCGGGGCTGAAGCTGATGCCATACACTGGGCCACTGTGCCCATACAGGATCTTCGATTCACTAGCGGTCTTCTCATCCATGATCCTCTCCAGCACGTCATCTGACTCTTTGTCGATCAGATTCAAGTCTTGCATAGAAGATTGGAATAGAAAACAGGAGAATATATTTATTGGACAAGTTTGCACTAAAAACAGTCAGACATTGTTAGTTACTGCTATATGTTTTACCTGCTGCAGATTTGACCTTGCGGAGCTTTTTCGGCGTGACACACCACACCCGTACTGTGGAGTCAGCAAAGCCTCCAGCAATCAGGCTGGAGTCATCTGTTAAGTCCACTGCAGTCAGCCCCTGTGGAACAAAGAGAAAATACATAAAAGGACTGTTGGAGAAGGAGGAAATACAACTCTTGCTGTATGGTTTAAATTCATTACCTGGTATGCATTAAGAAAAGAGTAGAAGCAGATAGAAGGGAGTGTTTCAGGTCCCAGACGGATCCTTTTGGTGGCCTCCTTCATGTACATGATTTTATCCAGCTTATCTGAATCTTTTAGTTCAGGAAGTGGTATCCTGAATGACAGAAAACAATATCATAAacgaatgaaaatgtttaaatgatctTAATATTGGAGCGTTATAGCTTTTAACAGCCTGAACAATGGGTATGTCACCAGAAGAGGGTGTCAGACATCGACTGTATTGGTGAACGGGTATTAACTAGAGTTAAAACTTTTCATTCAGAAGCATTACATATGCACAGTTGGTTAATGACCAATTTCCCAAGCTAAAAGTGTAAAAGTGCATTAGCACCACagtaaaataaacccaaaaagatcaaatgttattgttatttatgtgTCAGAGTAtcttttgcaccattttcatgCTGTGGGAAGAGTTAAAAACTAAAGCATTTTATGATGACATTACTATTTTAATGAAGATCAGTTATAACGGTGTACCTcagaaaactgaaaacaaaatgttttattacaGATCTGTCCATTCAAATCTACAGTAAAACCTttctcatctttatttatttactttcactGTAACGTCATGCTTCGGGAAAACAACCTTAAAACTAATTGAgacgtcatttttttttttttttgtcagacatcATTCTGCTTTTGTTTTCATTCCTGGGGTCAGTCTGCTTGAGGCAGTAGTACTGTATTAATGCTTCATGTATTCAGTTAAATACAATAACAATTTAAAACAATGGTTTTCTTGCTTTGTGTGATGGGTCGTAATACATGACAAATGAAATATAAGTTTATATATTCTGTTGTCTGATGTGAATCTTATTTTAAAAGTGACTCTCCCACAACTGTGAGGAGAACAGAGGGGTAATGCTGTGTGAATAAATACCTACCTAGTCTGTGAAGGTGCGTTGGGATCCTGTTTCTTGCTTTTGGATCCCATGCTGTCTTTTTTGGGTTTCTTCTTCTTGGGTTTACCCTCTTCATTCTCTgcttcctcatcttcatcatcaagCGGAAGCTCTATTTCTGGTTCCTTCAGCAATCCATAGTAAACCTACAGTAGatagagtgaaaaaaagaaacaaagatttGTCATATGTCATGATTTTTATTAGACACATACTGTATGTCATTATCTGTGTATATGTGGATTAGTGTAAAAAGTCTACCTTCGACTTATTAGCATCTCTTTTGGCCTCTCCAGCCAAGCTTCCAGACATGGCATCAATTTGGCTTTTGCTGCGCGGCATGCCATCAAAGATGTCAATGTAAAGGTGTTCTTGTATGATGTTCCAGATCTGGTTGTTCTGACGTTCCTGCAGGTGCCTCTTCAGCAGCTGGTAAGAGTCACGTGAGATACGTAGGACAAACTTGCTGGTTCGGAAGTCCAGCAGAGTTTCATTACCTCTCATGTGCTCCTTCTTGGTCAAGCTGGACAAAACACGAAGGTCTTCTTCATAGTAACACTCTTGATCACCACTGAACCTAAGAGGAGTGATGAGTAATATGTTATCAAGCTGGGATTTGTTACCACCATAAAATAATTACACAAGATGTGAAGGGAACTTACTTTTCAAAGAAAGACTTGGCCTCATTTTCATGATTATTGTACACCAGTTCCAAATACATGTGGACAAAGAGTGGGTAGAAGACCTGGGACAGCTCTGCTCTGTGACAGTCCAAAACTGTTTCTATGAACCTCTTCAGGCCGCTGTAGTAAGTCTCATACAAAGCTGGGTCTCCTTGTTGACTATAAGCAGATAGGACCACATTGACATCTGGCTGATCTTCCCCTGAGGCTGTTAAATGAGAAACAATcaaaacctttaaaacactactatGTGAGTTTATCATTAGTTTAAAAACATAATTTCTTCTGATGTGGCTTGAAACTGTAATATGCATGACTCGCAAAAAAtagttaaaaacacctaaatttCAGACACACTGAACTACAGATTAGTGTCAATggacaatgaaatgaaaatagcAGGTAACCGAACAGACATTAAAAACCTTTATTCCGGCGCAAAGGAAACCACTTGAACGCATCATGTCAAAACTCTGTAATAGTCCAAATGTTAATCAATGAAACTACGCGTCAGGACCAATTGTTGTCCGACGCCTAGTTAGTGTTCTGTTAATAGGAAACATAGAGAGTCACTAACCAGCACTCATTAACACCTAAAATCAACATTTTAGCCAGAAGATAGATCGTACTTTTCATTGGCGCCTGGACTCCGGCGGACGATGAGACGGTCACCCGGCTTAGGAGAGCGCTCGCATCCACTCCGACTCCGTCCACACCACCGGCAGAGCCACCGGAGCTGGCCCCGGAGGAGTCAGAGCCTTTCAGATCCAGTGAATCCTCCGGTAAACCCGCTTCACGACGCAAAATTTCGACAGACTCGGTGAGATTGTTCTTTTTGAGGAATTGTAACACAGCAAGTAGGGTCTGCTGTTCCTCCGTGGATCCTGACGAGGTCTTGGCATTTCCACCCGGCGCATTGGATCCGGGGGACGTAGAGAGCGGTCTCGCGTCGTTTGTATCATTATTTCCACAGCCATCGCTTGATGgttctgtttttatgtctttttcttCGCTTGCATCTACCAGGCCACCTTGTACGGCCGCCATTTTCAAaatgaaaacaccaaaaaaagaaaacacggacCAGGCAACATGAGCTGATCTGATTGGCTTTTACTGAAGCAGTGCCACCCCCTGGAGGACCAAAGTCCCACCCCCTTACACCGACCAATGAAAAATGGCCGTTTGTGACAGAGTGGAAAGAAAATctgaaataaatgtataaatgccACCTAATTATTAGTTATTAGTTATATTTTTCTCTGTTACGTGTTTACGCTGCAAAATGAATTAATACTAAGTCACTCAATCAAACTGCTTTTACTTAATTGAGTTGAAGGTAGTTTTAACAtatattaagttaaattaaaCATATGCCAGTAATTTGTTGACTGAATTTGACCTGATTTCAGCTGAAAAATCCAGT from Sphaeramia orbicularis chromosome 1, fSphaOr1.1, whole genome shotgun sequence includes these protein-coding regions:
- the taf5 gene encoding transcription initiation factor TFIID subunit 5, which gives rise to MAAVQGGLVDASEEKDIKTEPSSDGCGNNDTNDARPLSTSPGSNAPGGNAKTSSGSTEEQQTLLAVLQFLKKNNLTESVEILRREAGLPEDSLDLKGSDSSGASSGGSAGGVDGVGVDASALLSRVTVSSSAGVQAPMKTSGEDQPDVNVVLSAYSQQGDPALYETYYSGLKRFIETVLDCHRAELSQVFYPLFVHMYLELVYNNHENEAKSFFEKFSGDQECYYEEDLRVLSSLTKKEHMRGNETLLDFRTSKFVLRISRDSYQLLKRHLQERQNNQIWNIIQEHLYIDIFDGMPRSKSQIDAMSGSLAGEAKRDANKSKVYYGLLKEPEIELPLDDEDEEAENEEGKPKKKKPKKDSMGSKSKKQDPNAPSQTRIPLPELKDSDKLDKIMYMKEATKRIRLGPETLPSICFYSFLNAYQGLTAVDLTDDSSLIAGGFADSTVRVWCVTPKKLRKVKSAADLNLIDKESDDVLERIMDEKTASESKILYGHSGPVYGISFSPDRNYLLSSSEDGTVRLWSLQTFTCLVGYKGHNYPVWDTQFSPHGYYFVSGGHDRVARLWATDHYQPLRMFAGHLADITCTRFHPNSNYVATGSSDRTIRLWDVLTGNCVRIFTGHKGPIHALAFSPNGKFLASGATDGRVLLWDIGHGLMIGELKGHTDTIYALRFSRDGEILASGSMDNTVRLWDSMKAFDDLETDDFTAATGHIHLQDNSQELLLGTYMSKSTPVIHLHFTRRNLLLAAGAYNP
- the atp5md gene encoding ATP synthase F(0) complex subunit k, mitochondrial, encoding MGGHDAGSQHQFTGLAKYFNAYTITGRRNCVLATYASLLAIGLFFKLKPKKKAVTDK